A window from Malassezia japonica chromosome 1, complete sequence encodes these proteins:
- a CDS encoding uncharacterized protein (COG:J; EggNog:ENOG503P3VQ), giving the protein MIISKENRRTIYTALFQEGVLVAPKNFEVKHPNLDVPNLEVVKAMQSLNSKGFVHTQFNWQWYYYVLTDEGLEYLREYLHLPAEIVPTTHKRPVRPQRAVVGERDGFRGGRQGGDREYRRRDDGDKKDGAPSGDFRPRFGRRE; this is encoded by the coding sequence ATGATCATTTCGAAGGAGAACCGCCGCACGATCTACACCGCCCTCTTCCAGGAGGGTGTGCTTGTCGCCCCCAAGAACTTCGAGGTGAAGCACCCCAACCTCGACGTGCCCAACCTCGAGGTTGTGAAGGCCATGCAGTCGCTCAACTCGAAGGGCTTCGTCCACACCCAGTTCAACTGGCAGTGGTACTACTACGTGCTCACTGACGAGGGTCTCGAGTACCTCCGCGAGTACCTGCACCTCCCCGCCGAGATTGTGCCCACCACCCACAAGCGCCCCGTTCGCCCCCAGCGCGCTGTTGTTGGTGAGCGCGACGGTTTCCGCGGTGGCCGCCAGGGCGGTGACCGCGAgtaccgccgccgcgacgacggTGACAAGaaggacggcgcgcccaGCGGCGACTTCCGCCCTCGCttcggccgccgcgagtAA
- a CDS encoding uncharacterized protein (EggNog:ENOG503NY8P; COG:U) produces MIVLALVADGGKVVAESHDEEHARFLSAAETILEKIDPSTASRLSYAFESWLFHYIAQDGKVFLAVADAELGRRVPFAFLSEAEKEYNAAPYKDGFKQRLDGLRAKFNQDPESDPIKRAQAELGSVKDIITQNVEQILSRGEQIELLMDRPWGSAAKCGGATCG; encoded by the exons ATGATTGTCCTGGCGCTCGTTGCGGACGGGGGGAAGGTCGTCGCGGAGTCGCACGACGAAGAGCATGCACGGTTCctgagcgccgccgagacgaTACTCGAAAAGATCGATCCAAGCACTGCGTCGCGGCTTTCGTACGCGTTCGAGTCGTGGCTCTTTCACTATATTGCGCAGGACGGCAAGGTGTTCCtggcggtcgccgacgcggagctcggccgccgcgtcccGTTTGCGTTCCTGTCGGAGGCGGAGAAGGAGTACAATGCGGCGCCGTACAAGGATGGGTtcaagcagcgcctcgatggCCTGCGCGCAAAGTTCAACCAGGACCCTGAATCCGATCCGATCAAGCGGGCACAGGCCGAGCTGGGCTCTGTCAAGGACATCATCACGCAGAACGTCGAACAGATCCTcagccgcggcgagcagaTCGAGCTGCTGATGGACC GGCCGTGGGGCTCCGCCGCGAAATGTGGTGGCGCAACATGCGGGTGA
- a CDS encoding RNA helicase (EggNog:ENOG503NW41; COG:A): MAFWKPGAERPASALDRASVREQDLGIDLAQSAYVDAGQRERLPVFQHKSELLYLLEKHGVVIVVGHTGCGKTTQIPQYVREAGWAADGRQIVCTQPRRVAATSVAARVASETATKLGEEVGYAVRFEDCTHPLHTRLKYTTPGLFFRECMRDPLLSRYSVIMVDEAHERGVYTDLLVALLKKIRRMRPELRIIVSSATMDAEAFARYFDPAYAGKPTENVAILSLEGRSFPVEVAYTPTPVPDYVAAAVEAAWSIHMTQPIGDILVFLTGRDEIQTALQALQDRYTALPPGSLPMLLLPLYAGLAPSEQGAVFLPAPRGTRKVIVATNVAEASVTIDGIVYVIDAGFTKEKQLDIATGMDVLAVVPASQAALAQRAGRAGRTAPGKCLRLFPESQLASLPKGPVPELVRCDVAPYLLQLKALGIDNLARFDFVPPAPSADAMASALTYLASLEALDEHGRLLPLGERLAEAPLDPMMARALLYAAQVGCTEEMLTIAAMTSVASPFTAFEYGPSMDVAAEISRRKFVAEEGDHLTLLNVYNAFVHPRIGQQSPKWAAKYALSYASLRRAQAIRAQLKKYVTLHWQLPLESSDDGTKVRKCLVAGLFKNAAQRMDDGSYRSARHNAVLHAHPSSVMFTRAPPERWVVFQEVTHTTKAMMRDITVIDQAWLLELAPHYYELQRPPRRY, encoded by the exons ATGGCGTTTTGGAAGCCGGGGGCGGAGCGGCCAG cgaGTGCGCTGGACCGTGCAtcggtgcgcgagcaggaTCTCGGTATTGATCTGGCGCAGAGCGCGTACGTCGATGCGgggcagcgcgagcgcctgcccGTCTTTCAGCACAAAAGCGAGCTGCTGTACCTCCTCGAGAAGCACGGCGTGGTGATTGTTGTGGGCCATACCGGCTGCGGAAAGACGACAC AAATTCCCCAGtacgtgcgcgaggcggggTGGGCCGCCGACGGACGCCAGATTGTCTGCACGCAGCCCCGGCGCGTGGCCGCCAcgtcggtcgcggcgcgtgtcgcgaGCGAGACCGCGACCAAGCTCGGGGAGGAGGTAGGGTACGCTGTGCGGTTCGAGGATTGCACGCATCCACTGCACACGCGGCTCAAGTACACGACGCCCGGTCTCTTTTTTCGCGAATGCATGCGCGACCCGCTTCTCTCGCGCTACAGCGTGATTatggtcgacgaggcgcacgagcgggGCGTGTACACCGATCTGCTGGTGGCGCTCCTCAAAAAGAtccggcgcatgcgccccgagctgcgcatcattgtgtcgagcgcgacgatgGACGCCGAGGCATTCGCGCGCTACTTTGACCCGGCGTACGCGGGCAAACCGACAGAAAACGTCGCGATCCTCTCCCTCGAAGGGCGCTCGTTCCCCGTGGAAGTCGCCTacacgccgacgccggtgcCAGACTATGTCGCagccgccgtcgaggccgcaTGGAGCATTCATATGACGCAGCCGATCGGCGATATCCTCGTCTTTCTCAccggccgcgacgagatccagacggcgctgcaggcgctccaggacAGGTACACGGCGCTCCCTCCGGGCTCGCTGCCGATGCTGCTCCTGCCGCTGTACGCTGGCctggcgccgagcgagcaAGGTGCCGTCTTTttgccggcgccgcgggggACGCGCAAGGTGATTGTCGCGACgaacgtcgccgaggcgagtGTCACGATCGACGGCATCGTCTATGTGATTGACGCAGGCTTTACAAAGGAAAAGCAGCTGGATATTGCGACGGGTATGGACGTCCTGGCCGTCGTTCCCGCATCGCAGGCCGCcctcgctcagcgcgcgggccgcgccgggcgcaccgcgccgggcaAGTGCCTACGCCTCTTTCCGGAATCGCAGCTGGCGAGCCTGCCAAAAGGGCCGGTGCCGGAGCTGGTGCGCTGCGACGTTGCGCCGTACCTCTTGCagctcaaggcgctcggcattgATAacctcgcgcgcttcgACTTTGTTCcccccgcgccgagcgcagaTGCAATGGCCAGCGCGCTTACGTACctcgcctcgctcgaggcgctcgacgagcacggccggcTCCTTCCCctgggcgagcgcctggccgaggcgccgctcgatcCGATGATGGCCCGTGca CTCCTCTACGCAGCGCAGGTCGGGTGCACCGAAGAGATGCTGACCATTGCGGCGATGACGTcggtcgcctcgccgtTTACCGCGTTCGAGTACGGCCCCTCGATGGACGTCGCGGCGGAGATTTCTCGGCGCAAGTTTGTGGCCGAAGAAGGCGACCACCTCACGCTGCTCAACGTGTACAACGCATTTGTGCATCCCCGCATCGGGCAGCAGTCGCCCAAGTGGGCGGCCAAGTACGCCCTCTCCTatgcgtcgctgcggcgtgcacAGGCGatccgtgcgcagctcaaAAAATACGTGACGCTCCACTGGCAGCTCCCGCTGGAGAGCAGCGACGATGGGACAAAAGTACGCAagtgcctcgtcgcgggcCTCTTTAAGAACGCTGCCCAGCGCATGGACGACGGGAGCtaccgcagcgcgcggcacaaTGCGGTGCTGCACGCACACCCGTCGTCGGTGATGTTTACGCGCGCGCCCCCCGAGCGGTGGGTCGTGTTCCAGGAAGTGACGCACACCACCAAGGCCATGATGCGGGATATCACCGTGATTGACCAAGCGTGGCTGCTTGAGCttgc GCCCCACTATTACGAACTGCAACGCCCCCCACGGCGGTATTAA
- a CDS encoding uncharacterized protein (EggNog:ENOG503PKGF; TransMembrane:2 (i75-92o415-436i)) — protein sequence MWQDVAEAVRVGADRVSGSLNEYGPPMELPAFASAWKERAGKYIGKVHNWADPPPPPPPSLGEQAGTWLVRHRTLAAYALGGAVVVGLGIALHRARPQVPTSGTVVEGRRTQAVIVLGGDSPLGRALTLSLAARDLIVLPSVSNDQAKRALEFEVPPPSKGYVKALVLDANDPTSAEDKFVHAVHAALCMRYPITTAGDPYARPGENVQVIGVVNALSFAPDADVPDALARSTPARLEEALRTHVVTPLSTINRLLALLTALPNRVQRPEEQTPALILSLISLPDVQVAQPLHGAAPIIAQSVRAGISTLRRESDQQYLAQRTNHPLAWTWLGTSRQTQQRPLRWTLVEVDATRSAPFSQVQPSDSRELVGPKRAPPAPKKPRDILDKVAQLLFSRGTPLWPTYRVRGTSRLGHALGYLWASILAVLPTSILDVLVATNLRFAARSTGTIHDHLHRVVTDATAPPPSLRPGNGAASGHT from the coding sequence ATGTGGCAGGACGTGGCCGAagcggtgcgcgtcggcgcggatcGCGTCTCGGGCTCGCTCAACGAGTATGGCCCGCCGATGGAGCTGCCGGCATTTGCATCGGCGTGGAAGGAGCGCGCAGGGAAATATATAGGAAAGGTGCACAACTGGGCGGAtccgccaccgccgccgccgccgtcgctcggcgagcaggcaGGAACATGGCTCGTGCGgcaccgcacgctcgcggcatatgcgctcggcggcgcggtaGTCGTGGGACTCGGCATTGCGTTGCACCGTGCACGCCCGCAGGTACCAACCTCGGGCACGGTCGTCGAagggcgccgcacgcaggcggtgattgtgctcggcggcgactcgccgctcggccgcgctctCACGCTCtcgctggcggcgcgcgacctgATTGTCCTGCCGTCGGTGTCGAACGACcaggcgaagcgcgcgctcgagttcgaagtgccgccgccgtccaAGGGGTACGTCAAGGCGCTTGTCCTCGACGCCAACGACCCTAccagcgccgaggacaAGTTTGTGCAtgccgtgcacgccgcgctgtgCATGCGCTATCCTATTACGACGGCCGGCGATCCGTACGCACGCCCGGGCGAAAACGTCCAGGTAATTGGTGTGGTGAACGCGCTGAGCTTTGCGCCGGACGCAGACGTCCCCGACGCACTGGCAAggagcacgccggcgcgcctggaAGAGGCTCTGCGTACGCACGTCGTGACGCCGCTCAGCACCATCAACCGCCTTCTTGCGTTGTTGACCGCGCTGCCGAACCGCGTCCAACGCCCAGAGGAGCAGACCCCGGCACTGATCCTCTCGCTCATCTCCTTGCCGGACGTGCAGGTTGCACAgccgctgcacggcgccgcgccgatcaTTGCACAGTCGGTGCGCGCAGGCATCTCGacactgcgccgcgagagCGATCAGCAGtaccttgcgcagcgcaccaaCCACCCCCTCGCCTGGACGTGGCTCGGGACCAGCCGGCAGACGCAGCAGCGTCCTTTGCGCTggacgctcgtcgaggtcgacgcgacccgcagcgcgccattTTCGCAGGTGCAGCcgagcgactcgcgcgagctggtcgggccaaagcgcgcgccgcctgcgccaaaGAAGCCGCGCGATAtcctcgacaaggtcgcgcagctgctcttTTCGCGCGGAACGCCGCTGTGGCCGACGTACCGCGTGCggggcacgtcgcgcctTGGGCATGCGCTAGGCTATCTATGGGCATCGATTCTCGCCGTGCTTCCGACGAGCATCCTGGACGTACTCGTGGCGACGAACCTGCGCTTCGCCGCACGGAGCACGGGCACGATCCACGATCATTTGCACCGCGTCGTCACGGATGCGACGGCGCCTCCTCCGTCGCTGCGGCCAGGCAACGGCGCTGCATCGGGGCATACATAG
- a CDS encoding cathepsin D (COG:O; MEROPS:MER0079560; EggNog:ENOG503NX73): MAGLTDVGADGFYYLQIGIGTPEKKFNVILDTGSADVWLADVGCGGCNGMDRYDASKSSSYHGSNKPFSVPYGIGSVGGTLAADDVSMADYKINDLTFGRATKLVNNAIRAPAAGLMGMAFSKLSSASAATFWQVVAASGKFIDPVFSFQLVSNVGNVRSATDTNPGGIFTLGKLDDSQYSGDITWVHTASQFGSKGTGYWAIPMDKIQVNGHTVSLGSNNVAAVDTGTTLIGGPAELVKAIYANIPNAKPAPENVLGGRGYYVFPCKQSFKLELTLGGKAFTLDSTTLNIGAISTKGDQCASALFIADNDASAGMPGWILGDAFLRTVYTVFSWSPERIGFAALPEGGAKTSPDAAGAPIFASGQWTTHALCGKRPERWGGIFQLSPKYPEHVDKHIEGIVPEQHKYTIVLVQRGFS, encoded by the exons ATGGCTGGTTTGACCGATGTCGGTGCGGACGGGTTTTATTACTTGCAGATCGGCATCGGTACCCCGGAAAAGAAGTTCAATGTGATCCTCGACACGGGCTCTGCCGACGTGTGGCTCGCCGATGTGGGATGCGGAGGATGCAATGGCATGGATCGGTACGACGCATCAAAGAGCTCCTCGTATCATGGCAGCAACAAACCTTTTTCGGTGCCGTACGGAATCGGATCGGTCGGAGGGACACTAGCAGCAGACGACGTGAGCATGGCCGATTACAAGATCAACGACCTTACGTTTGGCCGTGCAACGAAACTCGTTAACAATGCGATTCGTGCTCCGGCTGCTGGCCTGATGGGCATGGCCTTCTCGAAGCTGTCCAGCGCATCCGCAGCGACATTTTGGCAAGTGGTGGCGGCCAGTGGGAAATTCATCGACCCTGTATTCTCGTTCCAGCTAGTTTCCAATGTTGGGAATGTCAGGTCCGCCACGGACACGAATCCCGGTGGCATCTTCACGCTGGGCAAGCTGGACGACTCACAGTACTCGGGCGATATTACCTGGGTTCATACGGCTTCTCAGTTTGGGTCGAAAGGAACGGGATATTGGGCCATCCCCATGGATAAAATCCAAGTCAATGGCCACACcgtctcgctcggctcCAACAACGTCGCTGCCGTCGATACAGGTACAACGTTGATCGGCGGTcctgccgagctcgtcaaggCCATCTATGCCAACATTCCCAACGCAAAACCGGCGCCGGAAAATGTCCTGGGCGGACGTGGGTATTATGTTTTCCCGTGCAAGCAGTCCTTTAAGCTGGAACTGACCCTGGGCGGCAAGGCATTTACTCTCGACAGTACCACGCTGAACATTGGCGCCATTTCAACAAAAGGTGATCagtgcgccagcgcactGTTTATCGCTGATAATGATGCCAGTGCAGGGATGCCTGGGTGGATCTTGGGTGATGCCTTTCTGCGCACCGTCTACACCGTCTTTAGCTGGAGCCCCGAACGGATCGGGTTCGCAGCGCTGCCCGAAGGTGGTGCCAAGACCTCACCCGACGCGGCGGGGGCACCCATC TTTGCCAGTGGTCAATGGACTACCCACGCCCTCTGTGGCAAGCGCCCCGAACGGTGGGGCGGCATCTTCCAGCTCAGCCCGAAATATCCAGAGCACGTCGACAAGCACATCGAAGGCATCGTCCCCGAGCAGCACAAGTACACAatcgtcctcgtccagcgcggTTTCAGCTAG
- a CDS encoding uncharacterized protein (EggNog:ENOG503P6SS; COG:J) produces MGKVHGSLARAGKVKSQCPKVEKQEKPKMAKGRAHKRLLYNRRFVNVQVGPGGKRRMNSNADK; encoded by the exons ATGGGTAAAGTCCACGGATCCCTCGCTCGTGCCGGTAAGGTCAAGTCTCAGTGCCCCAAGGTCGAGAAGCAAGAGAAGCCCAAGATGGCCAAGGGCCGCGCGCACAAGCGCCTCTTGTACAACCGTCG CTTCGTCAACGTCCAGGTCGGCCCTGGtggcaagcgccgcatgaACTCCAACGCGGACAAGTAA
- the sgf73 gene encoding SAGA complex subunit Sgf73 (COG:B; EggNog:ENOG503NV9Z): protein MGDAPVGWDAIFDGTQSAPTSPNATPQKRPWQIDERDVTEFGGFSLDDDVDIVECVDCKKPVLREAYEFHQANCAMARDIASGRLSPSVLQDAKAQAMDVDEGRDAPDAKDAPDTPRRKNFGGKKNRGPINLDRQCGVINNKGLPCSRSLTCKSHSMGAKRNVQGRTQPYDTLLFEWQKATNPAFVARLEEKEKAIAAAKAAASASKEKKRKSNQQGDRARDPAEQEHARGHAIDGGNDMYAANASYQDVESDMRAVLQTIHMSATRDRTTILPMAVRGFAGQYTTRTKRFRVLRQFLAQGLSGTAHMRARRSEAETKP, encoded by the coding sequence ATGGGGGATGCACCGGTGGGGTGGGACGCGATCTTCGACGGGACACAGAGTGCGCCTACGTCGCCAAACGCCACGCCACAGAAGCGGCCATGGCAGATTGACGAGCGTGATGTGACCGAGTTTGGCGGATTTTCGCTCGACGATGATGTCGATATTGTCGAGTGCGTCGACTGCAAGAAACCGGTCCTGCGTGAAGCGTACGAGTTCCACCAGGCAAACTGCGCGATGGCGCGCGATATCGCGTCTGGGCGCCTCTCGCCAAGTGTCCTGCAGGATGCAAAGGCCCAGGCGATGGATGTCGACGaagggcgcgacgcgcccgatGCCAAGGACGCGCCtgacacgccgcgccgcaaaAACTTTGGCGGCAAAAAGAACCGCGGGCCGATCAACCTGGACCGGCAGTGCGGTGTGATCAACAACAAAGGCCtgccgtgctcgcgctcgctcacTTGCAAGTCGCACAGCATGGGCGCAAAGCGCAATGTCCAGGGCCGGACACAGCCCTACGATACGCTGCTCTTTGAATGGCAAAAAGCGACCAACCCCGCGTttgtcgcgcgcctcgaggagaAGGAAAAGGCGATTGCcgccgccaaggccgcTGCAAGTGCCTCGAAAgaaaagaagcgcaagtCGAACCAGCAAGGCGACCGCGCACGCGAccccgccgagcaggagcaTGCGCGCGGCCATGCGATCGACGGGGGCAACGATATGTACGCCGCGAATGCCTCCTACCAGGATGTCGAGAGCGATATGCGCGCCGTCCTGCAGACGATCCACATGtctgcgacgcgcgaccgcACCACCATTCTGCCTATGGCTGTACGGGGCTTTGCGGGGCAGTACACGACGCGCACCAAGCGCTTCCGTGTCCTGCGCCAGTTTCTTGCGCAGGGTCTCAGTGGCACTGCGCAtatgcgcgcgcgccgctccgaGGCCGAGACGAAGCCGTAG
- the DAD2 gene encoding DASH complex subunit dad2 (EggNog:ENOG503P5RS; COG:S) codes for MAPLSQRSSVAPMSRARMSVAPGGSNARLAAKQAELQALQHLRSESANLAHEMAQLGDRVDTLVAGGSTVSSVMASWQGVFRAIQIAQATIHVSRDASEQDTESPDARQVPDALVRIPIQQSEQTQ; via the exons ATGGCGCCGCTGAGCCAGAGGAGCAGCGTGGCGCCGatgtcgcgcgcgcgcatgtcggtcgcgcccggcggctcgaatgcgcgtctcgccgcAAAGCAGGCGGAGCTGCAGGCCCTCCAGCACTTGCGGAGCGAATCGGCGAACCTTGCCCACGAaatggcgcagctcggcgaccgcgtggataccctcgtcgccggtgGAAGCA CCGTCTCCTCGGTCATGGCGAGCTGGCAAGGCGTATTCCGTGCGATTCAGATCGCGCAAG CGACGATCCACGtctcgcgcgacgcgtccgaaCAAGATACCGAGTCGCCCGATGCGCGGCAAGTGCCGGACGCGCTTGTGCGTATTCCCATCCAGCAGAGTGAACAGACGCAGTAG
- a CDS encoding uncharacterized protein (BUSCO:EOG09264YIJ; COG:S; EggNog:ENOG503P7TU), whose product MTTVRGTQYELACLQTLERWLRMQVYRTGGANDRGMDLCGWWAPHAMQARRDTETAPLEAADRMRVIVQCKAEAKPAGPSIVRELEGTLVRAVWDKFQPSEMHTSAAPLSAHEAPLVGVLATLSGFSKQAMMQARSSRLPLLLLHLTSQKADFADLQCAGFVWNEALAASQGPLQGRFDVAWIEHRTRPRGRLENRVALYRDGVQVA is encoded by the coding sequence ATGACGACGGTGCGGGGGACGCAGTACGAGCTGGCGTGCCTGCAGACGCTGGAGCGCTGGCTCCGCATGCAGGTGTACCGCACAGGAGGCGCAAACGATAGAGGGATGGATCTGTGTGGGTGGtgggcgccgcacgccatgcaggcgcggcgcgacacAGAGACAGCACCTTTGGAAGCAGCGGATCGCATGCGCGTCATTGTCCAGtgcaaggccgaggccaagccAGCGGGGCCAAGCAttgtgcgcgagctcgaagGGACGCTCGTGCGTGCTGTATGGGACAAGTTTCAGCCGAGCGAGATGcacacgagcgccgcgcctttGTCGGCGCACGAAGCTCCTCTGGTAGGCGTTCTAGCGACCTTGTCGGGATTCAGCAAGCAGGCTATGATGCAGGCACGGTCAAGTCGCTTGCCTCTGCTGTTGCTGCACCTTACCTCGCAAAAGGCCGACTTTGCGGACCTCCAGTGCGCCGGATTCGTATGGAACGAGGCATTGGCTGCGTCGCAGGGGCCGCTCCAGGGCCGCTTTGACGTCGCATGGATCGAGCACCGTacacggccgcgcggcaggcTAGAAAATCGCGTGGCGCTGTACCGCGACGGGGTCCAAGTCGCGTGA
- a CDS encoding uncharacterized protein (EggNog:ENOG503NWUP; COG:U) — translation MSLAAYVQSLPEARGSGDALVSLYADLSGTRASNPGAFRAKVEWWARTLGHVLWTGLLPSAVTLAVDEALPNAFALASAGRPMCIAVVLDELAREGKVMRRSAFLERAPLQQRASFASTLVDYLAKPAWRAAARLWTESEAIGDEAVWAEMRGEWVFLHNVERAAELYRKKMDRIASVLDTVVTRTELYAQLAALRDESGHPHLSPRDCEVVARYLERDMRVLVVDGEIVKLLRPGDARTIGETEKGVLAVRQMQQKLTQQVDELEERVQKAHARIVAALRSKQPEATAKAYLRTKKQLEDLLAKRVGALETVSSMLLKMEQAVGDAEVVRTYETSAAALRSILADPALQPERVDATMDQLAEAVGDSDELHAAITSGSGVDDEEIARELEQLAIDAEGKGQGESSLEKPAEKPAEPAQSTAEPAPSTAEPADESERRFPSAPQHTPPSQPAPATSTPSRHLAS, via the exons AtgtcgctcgcggcgtacgTCCAAAGTctgcccgaggcgcggggaagcggcgacgcgctcgtgtcGCTGTACGCGGACCTCTCTGggacgcgcgcgtcgaaTCCGGGGGCATTTCGCGCAAAGGTCGAGTGGTGGGCGCGCACCCTCGGCCACGTCCTCTGGACCGGGCTGCTGCCCTCGGCCGTGACGCTGGcggtggacgaggcgctgccgaACGCGTTTGCGCTCGCCTCAGCGGGGCGGCCGATGTGCATCGCGGTAGTATTG gacgagctcgcACGCGAGGGCAAGgtgatgcggcgcagcgcgtttctcgagcgcgcacCGCTCCAGCAACGTGCTTCGTTCGCCTCGACGTTGGTCGACTATCTCGCCAAGcccgcgtggcgcgccgccgcgcgtctcTGGACGGAAAGCGAGGCGATTGGCGACGAGGCTGTGTGGGCGGAAATGCGGGGCGAGTGGGTATTCCTGCACAATGTCGAG cgtgccgccgagctctaCCGCAAAAAGATGGACCGCATCGCGAGCGTGCTGGACACGGTCGtgacgcgcaccgagctctACGCCCAgcttgctgcgctgcgcgacgagtccGGGCACCCTCATCTTTCGCCGCGCGACTGCGAAGTCGTTGCGCGctacctcgagcgcgacatgCGTGTGTTGGTCGTGGATGGCGAG ATTGTCAAGCTGCTCCGCCCCGGCGATGCGCGTACCATTGGCGAGACGGAGAAAGgcgtgctcgccgtgcgccagaTGCAGCAGAAGCTCAcgcagcaggtcgacgagctcgaagAGCGTGTGCAGAAAGCGCATGCGCGTAttgtcgctgcgctgcggtcCAAGCAGCCGGAAGCGACCGCCAAAGCGTATCTGCGCACCaagaagcagctcgaggatctgctggcgaagcgcgtcggtgcgctcgagacggtgAGCAGTATGCTGCTCAAGATGGAGCAGGCTGTCGGCGatgccgaggtcgtgcgTACGTACGagacgtcggcggcggccctgCGCTCGATTCTCGCCGATcccgcgctgcagccggagcgcgtcgatgcgACGATGGACCAGCTGGCAGAGGCGGTCGgcgacagcgacgagctgcatgCGGCGATCACGAGCGGATCCGGcgtggacgacgaggagattGCGCGCgaactcgagcagctcgcgatCGATGCAGAGGGCAAAGGACAAGGAGAGAGCAGCCTCGAGAAGCCCGCCGAGAAGCCCGCCGAGCCTGCCCAAAGCACGGCCGAGCCCGCACCAAGCACTGCCGAGCCTGCCGACGAATCCGAGCGGCGCTTTCCGTCGGCACCCCAACATACCCCCCCGTcgcagccggcgcccgCTACGTCCACCCCCTCTCGACACCTTGCTTCCTAG